In Bacteriovorax stolpii, a single genomic region encodes these proteins:
- a CDS encoding class I SAM-dependent methyltransferase — protein MTKNKELETYFSLMLASGSTALYNFVQENELFKGYKVGVSFSAKDFADKHQYKMIPAEVLLNSLVSLGLLEKKNDQYELASVMELLSGNYKNLSAEYWAHLPTLLKTGTPFKRMDAVADSEKEYQVQVKSLEWMMTPCAELMVEMLAKTRADIKTKKDLEVLDVGAGSGVWGFNFLYQNKDAKATLADWPAVLVVAKATAERKGIKDRVTTIEGNFHESVWPEDKFHYATLGNVTHILTAEANKTLFKKIYKAMKPGGELVILDAYGEVPEGELARALYQMGLTIRTIQGRVFQPNELKPWLEEAGFKTFEFHSLNVVPRSMGMLVAKK, from the coding sequence ATGACAAAAAATAAAGAACTCGAAACCTATTTCAGCTTAATGCTTGCGAGCGGCTCGACGGCCTTGTACAACTTCGTACAGGAGAATGAACTGTTTAAAGGCTACAAAGTAGGAGTAAGTTTTTCGGCAAAAGATTTTGCAGACAAGCACCAATACAAAATGATTCCAGCAGAAGTCCTTTTAAACTCGCTGGTGTCGCTGGGGCTTTTAGAAAAAAAGAATGACCAGTATGAGCTGGCATCGGTGATGGAGCTTTTATCTGGCAACTATAAAAATTTAAGTGCCGAGTACTGGGCCCATCTTCCAACGCTTTTAAAAACGGGGACTCCTTTTAAGAGAATGGATGCCGTTGCTGACAGTGAAAAAGAGTACCAGGTACAGGTCAAATCCCTTGAATGGATGATGACTCCTTGTGCGGAACTCATGGTGGAAATGCTGGCAAAAACCAGAGCAGACATTAAGACGAAAAAAGATTTAGAAGTCCTGGATGTCGGAGCTGGGTCTGGGGTGTGGGGATTTAATTTCCTTTACCAAAATAAAGACGCCAAAGCGACGCTGGCGGACTGGCCTGCCGTTTTAGTGGTGGCGAAAGCGACTGCTGAAAGAAAAGGGATTAAAGACCGCGTGACAACAATTGAAGGGAACTTTCATGAGAGTGTGTGGCCGGAAGATAAATTCCACTACGCGACTCTTGGAAACGTCACTCACATCTTAACAGCTGAAGCGAATAAAACTCTTTTTAAAAAGATTTATAAAGCGATGAAGCCCGGCGGTGAGCTGGTTATCCTGGACGCCTACGGTGAAGTGCCGGAAGGTGAACTCGCTCGCGCTCTTTATCAAATGGGTCTAACGATCAGAACGATTCAGGGGAGAGTGTTTCAACCAAATGAACTTAAACCATGGTTGGAAGAAGCTGGTTTTAAAACATTTGAGTTCCATTCATTGAATGTTGTTCCACGCTCAATGGGAATGCTGGTCGCTAAAAAATGA
- a CDS encoding bifunctional alpha/beta hydrolase/class I SAM-dependent methyltransferase has product MSKRVEKISSFKTFDNVDLVYRAWEPEVKKDGPKKALIVIHRGHEHSGRLIDLIDGINQPEFYAFGYDSRGHGKSPGPRGYAPSFAHIVKDLDTFVNFISKEYGIEMQNIFVVANSVGAVVCSAWVHDYAPQIRGMALAAPAFQVKLYVPAALPGCRLLDAIKHPAFISSYVKSKFLTHDPEEQKKYDSDPLITPDIAVNILVGLFDTGCRVVSDAGAIHTPTIVFSAGSDWVVSNKPQKQFFDGLSSKKKEYIVLDGFYHGVLYEKDKKVPFGHIHRFINECFAAPVESVDLVRADKEGYTFNEYEQLKKGEVSLFNKINYMIQVASMKTLGSLAEGIRVGYKYGFDSGISLDHVYKNKARGWLGIGQIIDYFYINAVGWKGIRARRVHIREALDYAIQDLIKQGRPVRIMDIGSGPGRYLLETAKKYEKNDVKVLLRDYSEANVNEGKAIAKELGVTNSEHMQADAFDPETYQKQSFRPNILIASGLFELFPSNEMVNKAIEGASAILEDKGYIVYTGQPWHPQLEMIAQTLPNREGEMWVMRRRTQKEMDQLFKRVGAKKIDMKIDQWGIFTVATATYDKK; this is encoded by the coding sequence ATGAGTAAAAGGGTAGAAAAAATATCTAGTTTCAAAACGTTCGACAATGTAGATCTTGTTTACAGAGCATGGGAACCAGAAGTTAAAAAAGACGGCCCGAAAAAAGCTCTAATCGTGATCCACAGAGGGCATGAGCACTCTGGACGTTTAATTGATCTGATCGACGGTATTAATCAACCTGAATTTTATGCTTTTGGATACGACTCTCGCGGGCACGGAAAATCTCCGGGACCTCGCGGATACGCACCAAGCTTCGCTCACATCGTCAAAGACTTGGATACATTCGTTAATTTCATTTCAAAAGAATATGGAATCGAAATGCAAAATATTTTTGTGGTGGCAAACTCAGTTGGTGCTGTTGTTTGTAGTGCGTGGGTGCATGACTATGCTCCACAAATCCGCGGTATGGCCTTAGCCGCGCCTGCCTTTCAGGTGAAGCTGTACGTTCCAGCGGCCCTTCCAGGATGCCGTTTACTGGATGCAATTAAGCATCCGGCCTTTATTTCTAGTTATGTAAAATCAAAATTCTTAACACACGATCCGGAAGAGCAAAAGAAATACGACTCTGATCCACTGATTACTCCAGATATCGCAGTTAACATTCTTGTGGGCCTTTTTGATACAGGTTGCAGAGTGGTCAGCGATGCAGGAGCGATTCACACTCCGACAATTGTTTTTTCTGCCGGAAGTGACTGGGTTGTAAGCAATAAACCACAAAAACAATTCTTCGACGGCTTAAGCTCGAAGAAAAAAGAATACATCGTGCTTGATGGTTTCTATCACGGTGTTCTTTATGAAAAAGATAAAAAAGTTCCATTTGGACACATTCACCGTTTTATCAATGAGTGTTTTGCCGCTCCAGTTGAATCAGTAGACTTAGTAAGAGCTGATAAAGAAGGTTACACATTCAATGAATACGAGCAGCTAAAAAAAGGTGAAGTGAGTCTTTTTAACAAAATCAATTATATGATTCAGGTTGCTTCAATGAAGACCCTGGGATCACTGGCCGAAGGTATTCGCGTTGGTTACAAATACGGATTTGATTCAGGGATCTCTCTTGACCACGTTTATAAAAATAAGGCGAGAGGATGGCTGGGAATCGGGCAGATTATCGATTACTTCTACATCAATGCTGTAGGTTGGAAAGGGATCCGCGCTCGTCGTGTGCACATTCGTGAAGCTCTGGACTACGCTATCCAGGATTTAATTAAGCAAGGGCGCCCGGTGCGCATTATGGATATTGGTTCTGGTCCAGGTCGCTACCTTTTGGAGACGGCTAAAAAATATGAAAAGAATGATGTTAAAGTTCTTCTTCGCGACTACAGTGAAGCTAACGTAAACGAAGGAAAAGCAATCGCAAAAGAACTTGGAGTCACAAACTCTGAGCATATGCAGGCGGATGCTTTTGACCCGGAGACATACCAAAAACAATCATTCCGTCCAAACATCCTGATTGCTTCAGGATTGTTTGAACTTTTCCCAAGCAATGAAATGGTTAATAAGGCCATCGAAGGAGCGAGTGCGATTTTAGAGGATAAAGGTTATATCGTTTATACTGGTCAGCCTTGGCATCCGCAATTAGAGATGATCGCTCAAACTCTTCCAAACCGCGAAGGTGAAATGTGGGTTATGAGAAGAAGAACACAAAAAGAAATGGATCAGCTTTTTAAGCGCGTAGGGGCCAAGAAGATTGATATGAAGATCGACCAATGGGGAATCTTTACAGTAGCGACGGCGACTTATGACAAAAAATAA
- a CDS encoding phosphatidate cytidylyltransferase codes for MIPFLSFTPGTERAVLMTLGILVFFTLLFYGWDFFAKKEFLKSIKERVNSWWVIFTIVLIAIGTTRELAFIIFAIISFISFRELTSKLNFSHKHRRTILLAYLAIPLQYYFAYAKLFIPFLVFIPVGMLLLLPFRSILEDQSEDSIKTFSQLQWSLMLTVFSLSHMAFMMSLPNIETMGEGAPGLIFFLILITQLNDVSQFIFGKLFGKRKISPLISPNKTWAGLLGGIFGSLCFGYLFKGLLPFNVKQVLLVSGLISLCGFFGDLNISAIKRDLKIKDMSNLIPGHGGILDRMDSLIFSNVVFFYLIYYWIYT; via the coding sequence ATGATTCCTTTTCTCTCTTTCACCCCGGGTACTGAACGTGCCGTCCTCATGACTTTAGGGATACTGGTTTTTTTCACTCTGCTATTTTATGGGTGGGATTTTTTTGCGAAGAAGGAATTCCTAAAGAGCATTAAAGAGAGAGTCAACTCGTGGTGGGTGATTTTCACCATCGTTCTCATTGCCATTGGTACGACAAGAGAACTAGCTTTCATTATTTTTGCGATTATTTCTTTTATTTCATTCAGAGAGCTGACAAGTAAACTCAACTTTAGTCATAAACACAGAAGAACGATCCTACTCGCTTACCTGGCCATTCCTCTTCAGTATTATTTTGCGTATGCCAAACTCTTTATCCCTTTTTTGGTCTTCATCCCAGTGGGGATGCTTCTCCTTCTTCCCTTCCGTTCAATTCTTGAAGACCAGAGTGAAGATAGTATCAAAACGTTCAGCCAGCTTCAGTGGTCATTGATGCTCACGGTGTTTTCACTGTCACACATGGCCTTCATGATGTCGCTACCAAATATTGAAACAATGGGTGAAGGAGCTCCAGGGCTTATTTTCTTTTTGATTCTTATCACTCAGCTCAACGATGTCAGCCAGTTTATTTTTGGTAAGCTCTTTGGAAAAAGGAAGATCTCTCCTCTTATCTCTCCTAATAAAACATGGGCCGGATTATTAGGAGGAATTTTTGGTTCACTTTGTTTTGGTTATCTCTTTAAAGGGCTTCTTCCTTTTAACGTCAAACAAGTGCTTTTAGTTTCAGGCCTGATTTCTCTTTGTGGATTTTTCGGCGACCTCAACATCTCGGCGATTAAGCGCGATTTGAAGATCAAAGACATGAGTAATTTAATTCCGGGACACGGCGGGATTTTAGATAGAATGGATTCACTGATTTTTTCGAACGTGGTGTTCTTCTATTTGATTTACTACTGGATCTACACTTAG